Within Citromicrobium bathyomarinum, the genomic segment GCATGACCCCGCCCGAAGCGATCATCGAACCCGACCTGCCGATCATCGACCCGCACCACCACTTGTGGGATCTTCGCGCACTGCTCGGCTCGTTCCCCGAACCGCTTCATCCGTTTCTCGAAACGGTTCGCCTCTCCGCGCACTACACATTCGACCAGTTCCTGGCCGACACGAGCAGCGGCCACCGGATCATCGGCACGGTCTTCATGGAATGCGGCGCGTTCTACGATGCGTCGCGCAGCGAGGCGATGAAGGTCGTGGGCGAGGTCGAGTTCGTCCGCGGAGTCGCCGCACAGGGCGCTAGCGGCCTCTACGGACCTTACCGCCCCTGTGCGGGCATCGTCGGCCATGCGGACCTGCGCCTTGGCGCGGAGGCGGGCAACGTGCTGGATGCACTGGCAGATGCAGGCGGCCCCCGCTTCAAGGGCATCCGCCATGCCGGCGCGTGGGATGCGGACCCAAGCGTGCTCGGCCCTGCATTCCACCATCCCGAAGGGCTCTACCGCGATGCCGCCTTCCGCGAAGGCTTTGCCGAACTGGGCAAGCGCGGGCTGACCTTCGATGCCTGGGTGCTCGAACCCCAGCTGGGCGACGTGATCGACCTTGCGCGGGCCTTCCCCGACCAGACAATCGTGCTCGACCATTGCGGCACGCCGCTGGGTACCGCCTGCTATGCAGGCAAGCTGGACGAGAACTTCGAGCGCTGGCGTGGCTCGATCCGCGAGCTTGCCAAGTGCCAGAACGTGGTCGTGAAGCTTGGCGGTCTCGCAATGCAGTTCTGCGGGATGCCCGCCGAAGGCCCGACCGACAGCGTGTCATCCGAAGAACTGGCGCAGATGTGGCGGCCTTATGTGGACACCTGCATCGAGGCGTTCGGCCCGGATCGCGCGATGTTCGAAAGCAACTACCCGGTGGACAAGTGGGCGGGCAGCTACGCCACGGTGTGGAATGCGTTGA encodes:
- a CDS encoding amidohydrolase family protein, with the translated sequence MTPPEAIIEPDLPIIDPHHHLWDLRALLGSFPEPLHPFLETVRLSAHYTFDQFLADTSSGHRIIGTVFMECGAFYDASRSEAMKVVGEVEFVRGVAAQGASGLYGPYRPCAGIVGHADLRLGAEAGNVLDALADAGGPRFKGIRHAGAWDADPSVLGPAFHHPEGLYRDAAFREGFAELGKRGLTFDAWVLEPQLGDVIDLARAFPDQTIVLDHCGTPLGTACYAGKLDENFERWRGSIRELAKCQNVVVKLGGLAMQFCGMPAEGPTDSVSSEELAQMWRPYVDTCIEAFGPDRAMFESNYPVDKWAGSYATVWNALKRLASGASDEEKRALFAGNAARVYDIEHLLELT